atcagttcatggacattttggttgtttctactttttggctatgaCTAACAATGCTGTAAACATAGGTGTACAAATTCTTATGTGGAGATGTGTTTCAGTACTCTTGGGTAGAATTTCTTGATCACATggtaactattttttttatttattttgtttcttattaaatttttttttttttttgagacagggactcactctgttccccaggctggagatctggtgtgattatggctcactgtagcctgcacctcctgggctcaagtaatcctcccacctcagcctcctgagtagctgggaccacaggcacgtaccaccatgcctggttaatttttaagttattttttgtagagatgaggtctcatactgtgttgcccatgcttgtctcacactcctgggctcaagtgattctcccacctcagcagtAACTCTGTGTTTAGCCTTTTGAGGAAAACTGTCAGtgtgttttctaaagtggttgcaccattttataaTCCcttcagcagtgtatgagggttctaatttAACCACATTTTATCAACATTTGTTACTGCCCACGTTGTCATCTAGTGGGTTTCacgtggtatctcattgtgattttgatttgtattttcctagaCTGATGATGTGGAGCgtcttttcctgtgcttattgaccatttgcaTATATTCTTTGGGGAAATACGTATTCtgattctttgcccatttttaaattgttatctttttattgttgaattgtaataGTTCTTTATGTGTTCTGGACACAAATCCCTTATCAGGCATATAattggcagatattttctcccattttttggtttgtctttgactttcttggtggtgtcctttgaagcacaaaattttttaattttgatggagtccagtttgtccatttttgttggtggtggttgtACTTTTGGTGTTGTGTCTAGGAAACCACTACTTAACCCAAGGCCATGAAGATTTACACCTTTGTTttgttctaagagttttatagttttagctcatATATTTAGGTCtgattcattttgaattgatttttaagaaCAGTATATGGTAGgtatccagcttcattcttttgcatgtggatatccagttgccTGAGCACCATTTGCTGAGAAGACTCTTATTTCCTCACTGAATTGTCTtggtacccttgtcaaaaatcaatttccCATAAACATTGTATTTCTGGATAATTCTGTTCTATTCATCTGtgtgtccatttttatgccagtactacatTGTCTTATGATTATAGCATTtggttttgaaattgggaaatgagggtcctccaactttgttcttttttaagattgttttagctagaatgagattttataaacataaattggAGAAAGTAACTCCGTGCTTGAAGTAGTCAAATCAGTGATACCTGATTACATCTACCATAAAATTTATATCTCTAACTTGACCCACAAGATTTATGATCTGACCTCTGTCCAGTTTGACCTTTCAACCACTTTTCCTATTGGTCACTGCCTTGCAGCTTCATTGGCCTActtcctgctgcttctttttttttctgagacaagagtgtctctctctcacccaggaaggagtacagtggggtgatcttggctcactgcaacctccgtctcccggattcaaacaattctcctgcctcagcctcctgagtagctgggattacaggcatgcaccaccacggctggctaatttttgtatttttagtagagacagagtttcaccgtgtcgtccaggttggtctcaaactcttgacctcaggtgatccacccgttttggcctctcaaagtgctgggattacaagcgtgggcaccgtgcctggcctacttccAGCTTCTTGAATGTGTTAAAATGCCTTCCCATTACATGGCTTTTGCATATCCACGTACTTTTTCTTGGAATGCTCTTCTCTTCACTAATTCCTACTCATTGTTCAGGTCTTAGCCTAAATGCCGTTTTAAAAGAAAGactgttctttttatatttatttatttatgtatttatttatttatttatttattttttgagacagagtctcgcactgtcacccaggctggagtgcagtggccggatctcagctcactgcaagctccgcctcccgggtttacgccattctcctgcctcagcctcccctgtagctgggactataggcgcccgccatctcgcccggctagttttttgtattttttagtagagatggggtttcaccatgttatccaggatggtcttgatctcccgacctcgtgatccacctgtctcggcctcccaaagtgctgagattacaggcttgagccaccgcgcccggcctctttttatttttaaaatattgctttatcTTTTCCCAGTTAGAAGAGCAATATAGAAGTCCTTTAGAgcaagtttgaaaaataaagaaaagcatggctacacacacacacacacacacacacacacacacacacacacggaaaccATAGGACAAGCATTAAATGTTGTAGTGCCATCAGATGTCAGTTTGTTATTGGTCCTTTGCGTTTTTCGTTTTTTCTGTTTGGAAGCCTGCAGCGTTTTTCATGCTTAGAATTGCCAAGTTGTGTCCAGATTGGGTCTGTTATCATTTGTTTTGCTCAATAGACGTGTAGAGCCTTACATCTATAGTGTCTGTTTACATTCgtggaagtttctttcttttttttttttttctgatatggagtctcgctctgtcgcccaggctggagtgcagtagcaggatctcagctcactgcaagttccgcctcctgggttcacgccattctcctgcctcagcctcccgagtagctgggactacaagcgcccaccaccacgcccggctaattttttgtatttttagtagagacggagtttcactgtagccaggatagtctcgatctcctcctgacctcatgatttgcccgcctcagcctcccaaagtgctgggacaggtgtgagcctccacgcccaaccgaaagttttctttttttgaatctgcaatatggttttcttttctttttttttttttttttttaagatggagtctcgctgtcacccaggctggagtgcagtggtcggatctcggctcactgcaagctccgcctcctgggtttacgccattctcctgcctcagcctcctgagtagctgggaccacaggtgcccgccacctcgcccggctatttttttttgtattttttagtagagatggggtttcaccgtgttagccaggatggtcttgatctcctgaccttgtgatccgcctgtctcggccttccaaagtgctgggattacaggcttgagccaccgcgcccggcctggttttacTTTCTTTAACCAAAATGTTATTGTATAATAGGATGACTCTTCTCTGTTTTCTACATTATTCTCTTTTgctgttgtttccttttctttctacttgGCTCCTTTTAAATTGAATATTAGGATAACATCTTAAGTGTGTCTTCTATTATAATGGATACAATGTTGTGCATAGACATTTTAATGCTATATTGCCACCAATTGtcttaatacttttttctttgcagttttttaAGCTGATATTTTAATCTCAACCTAGTCTTTGTGATTCTTTGTTGAAGCTTTATATAGTGCCTGGCGCAAAACTATGTGCTCAAACatatattgaatgaatgattaaatcaTACACATGAATAAACAAGAACCAGTTCTTAGTTGTTGTATTCTACTGAGACTGTGGAAGTGTTTCTCTAGTAatgaattccttttttaaaaaaaagctttattgaagtgtaatttatatatatagtatgtgaaCCTCCAAAATCTGAGACAGGtatcagttaatttagaaagtttattttgccaaggttgggGAACacgcctgtgacacagcctcaggaagtcctgacgacatgtgcccaaggtggttgagacgcagcttggttttatacattttagggagacatgagacatcaatcagtatatgtaagaagtacattggttccgtttggaaaggtgggacagctggaagcaaaggcaggaagacttgaagtggggaaggggcttccaggtcactgATAGGTGAGAGACGCACAGTTGCATGTTTTtaagtttctgattagcctttccaaaggaggcaatcagatatgcatctatctcagtgagcagagggatgactttgaatagaatgagagGCAGGTTTGCCATAAGCAGtccccagcttgacttttccctttagcttagtgatttgggggccccaatatttattttcctttcacaagtaTGAGGGtgtaattcaataattttttagtagattTTATAGGGTTGTACAACTATGACAGCAGTTCAGTTTTAGAACAGTTCAGTCACTGCAAAAAGTTCCTTCATGTAAGCTTGCACTTAAATCCCTGCTTTTTCACTCtgctgtctctataaatttgcctcgTCATTTAAATGTATGCTGATGTTgctctcatatatatgtgtatatgtatatacacacacacttttaggATTGTTTATGTCTATCTaaagtatatatagtataaagtATATGTActttatttaagtatatatacttaAAGTGTGCACACACtttataattgttttcatttttaagcatGGCTTTCTAGGAGTTGCCTTCCTGTCTGCATAGCTTAGTGATCAGTGGTCACCCAGTGCTTGGATAGTGGTTGCCTCAGACATCTTGAGCCAGTAAGGTGTTCGTCCTCTGCCAGTAGACCTCTGTGGGTAGGGAGCACATACAAAGTTTAGGCTGTTTTCGGATCTGCCCTGTCTTTTACTTTCCACCCAGTCCTTTCATGTCTCCTCTGTGCCTGCATGCCACTTCAGGGTTGGCCAACAAATGTGCCCCACCTggactgcaaccttcgccttctaGAGCTAGTCACCCTCTCACTCACCTCCCACCTGCTCCATCTCTTACTCACAATGCAGGTGGGCATGTGTATTCTTACCCACTCCAAACCGAGCAAACTCCCTTCCACCCCAGCAGCAAAACTGTCAGTCCTAATGTTTTGCCTTGCCCTGCTCTGCCTTGCAGAACCTCTGTACCTACTGAATGGGTAGATGAGGTGGGAGTAACCTTACACAGACTCTCATTGTTCTTACCTACCTTTTAGCAGTTTTTCAAGCATAAATGCTTCTCAGGTTGTTGTATTCTTCTGGTGGATTTCCAGAGCACTGAAAGGGTTGTTTTGCCCATTTCACCCAGCTTTATCATTGGTTTTTGGGGAGAGGAATTAACTACCTTCTCACTAGGCTGTACCTGGAAGTCTTCCCTCTCAGAATGTATTTTTTAGTGTAGTTAGTCATTTCCCCAGGTATAtttagggttctccagaaaaacaaaccGAACCCCTGTGTTAGGGTTTTATAGAAAAACAACCAGTAGTCAGGGCAAGGCAAACTATTAGCACTGGCTGCTTTGCTAGTGGGCTGGAAGGGATCTCACTGAATTTAGAGTGGTAGATAACACTCATGCCTACTGTGTATATGGGGAGGGGTCGggggtagagagagaaagagactgattTTTAAGGGATTCATTTATGTGATTGTGGGGCTTTGAAGTCTGAAATTCATAGGGCAGTTGGGCAGAGATGAGTTGATGTTGCAGTCTTGTTCCCAGAGCAAATTGAGGGTCAGGCTGCTATTTCTTGTGGCCCGAtaacgagatgcagatgaactggggagaaagagagtttttatttctgtaaccggTTACAGGgaggcctggaaattatcaccagaccaacttaaaattacaaagtttttctGAGCTTATGTACCTTCTAACCTATATGTCTgcatgtaagtgtgcattcatctaaagatgTAAGTGATTAACTTATTTTAATCTGTAACTAAAGTCTGAGTCCTGAAGTGCAttttctggagcctcagtaagtttacttaatctaaatgggtctaggtgctggggtgattacccttatcttgtctcctgctaaatcacggAGATTTGGGGTGTTCCTTCAGACctccaataaacttgtttgtggaggcctggggagtttcttcagacccccaataaaacttgtttaatcctaaatgggtcctgttaagaattccttcgttattttgtcatgctttaaggcccaggaaaggcctaggcaaaactcttggtgggcttttgttacgtTCCAGCCATTGTATAACagcactggcttttttttttttttttttagcttttaatattGAACTGAACCACTCAGTCagtactgaaacagttgttatggaggcctgcgTTAGtgacctggcctgccacaggcTTGACTCCAGATTCTGCTGGGTAGCAGGCTGGACACACAGGCAGGGTTTCCATGATGTAGTTCTTTTCCAGGAAACCTCAGTCTTTGCTCTTAAAACCTTTACCTGTTAGACGAGGCCTTCCTGTGTTACGGAGGGTAATCCACTTTACTAGAAATCTGTTGATTTAAgtgttaatcacatctaaaatatACCTTCACAGCCATATCTcgactggtgtttgaccaaacaactgggcaccaaagcctagccaagttgacacataaaattaactgccACACTTGCCTTCTGAGGATTCAGGGTAAATTATTTTGGTATAGATGTAGTCTGGTTGCTGTCTGTTTCCCACGGTGTACCCTTGTTCTAGCTAAACTAGCAGCTCCAGCTGTTTCATATACATGCTTCTGCTTTTGCACATCCATGCCTTTGGTGGTAGTGTACCTGCAGCTTAGAGCGCTTCCTGTGTCCAGATCTTACCTGTCCTTCTGAGGATTAGATCACAGATATTTATACATACAATTCTTTTTGCAGCCTATACAACAGCTCTCCTAAACTTCTTCCTGTCACCTAATTATGCTATGTTCTGTCTTGCCATTGTGCTTTTGCACACAAGTTCCTTTGGTTTAGAAtatccctcccttctcttttcttttcttttttaaagaggcggggtctcagtatgttgcctgggctggtctcgaactcttgagctcagacgatcctcccatctcggtctcccaaagagctgtgattacaggtgtaagctgctGCACCTGGTCCTTTACCTGCACCTGGTCCTTTACCTGATCCTACTTTCTGTAAAACTTTTACAGCTTCCTCAGGTCAATTACATGCTCCTTTTCATTATGCTCCCATTGTCCCTTTGCATAGTTCCACTGAGGCACTCAtcacattttattgttattgtttacaTATCTGTCAAAAGACTTTGTTTTCCAAGAGCAGAGGTTACTCTActgttttccttttcaaagttGGTCCTCAGTCGAGCCTGAGTATCTGGTCTGTAGTACCTAAATAAATTGTGGGATAATAAACTGAATCTCTGTTGAAGATTTGGAAGTTGTTTCATGTTTCTTCTATAATTTCTCATTGTTAGAATGTGGAGCTAATAACTGCTTGGAGATGAGGCAAGTCTGAATAGCAGAGATCAGCCTTGAGTTGGACTCCAGACATTCTTGGgcttattaaatatttggttGACTCACTgatagaaatagttttatttattttccattctttacCAGGTACATAGCTTCAGAATTACTGCATTAACAAAAGCTGTTTCCGATTATagacattgatttattttcactCAAATTTGTCTATACTGTATATACTGAGTAAAACAAATTTTGCTCAAATTTGTTTTAAGAATATCAGAggatcctttgggaggccaaggtgggtggatcatgaggtcaggagattgagaccatcctggctaacacagtgaaaccccgtctctactaaaaatacaaaaaattagccgggcatggtagcgggtgcctgtagtcccagctactcgggaggctgaggcaggagaatggcgtgaacccgggaggtggagcttgcagtgagccaagaccgcgccactgcactccagcctgggcgactgagcgagactccgtctcaaaaaaaaaaaaaagaatatcagagaaTCCAAGACTGTTTCAGCTTTTTTCTACCTAAAATGCAGTGGTGATAACTGGTGACTGATTTGTAAGCAATCTCAATGTAATGATAAAATAACGTTTTCCTTTCTCTACTAGACGTTGGTTATCTTTCTGAAGTAGACTCTCCATGGCCTGAACATTTTCCGAAAATCATTTTGAGCAAAATATCTGTTTAATAACAAGATAACCACATCAAGATGGTTGGAAAGCTGAAGCAGAACTTACTATTGGCATGTCTGGTGATTAGTTCTGTGACTGTGTTTTACTTGGGCCAGCATGCCATGGAATGCCATCACCGGATAGAGGAACGTAGCCAGCCAGTCAAATTGGAGAGCACAAGGACCACTGTGAGAACTGGCCTGGACCTCAAAGCCAACAAAACCTTTGCCTATCACAAAGATATGCCTTTAATATTTATTGGAGGTGTGCCTCGGAGTGGAACCACACTCATGAGGGCCATGCTGGATGCACATCCTGACATTCGCTGTGGAGAGGAAACCAGGGTCATTCCCCGAATCCTGGCCCTGAAGCAGATGTGGTCACGGTCAAGTAAAGAGAAGATCCGCCTGGATGAGGCTGGTGTTACTGATGAAGTGCTGGATTCTGCCATGCAAGCCTTCTTACTAGAAATCATTGTTAAGCATGGGGAGCCAGCCCCTTATTTATGTAATAAAGATCCTTTTGCCCTGAAATCTTTAACTTACCTTGCTAGGTTATTCCCCAATGCCAAATTTCTCCTGATGGTCCGAGATGGCCGGGCATCAGTACATTCGATGATTTCTCGAAAAGTTACTATAGCTGGATTTGACCTGAACAGCTATAGGGACTGTTTGACCAAGTGGAATCGTGCTATAGAGACCATGTATAACCAGTGTATGGAGGTTGGTTATAAAAAGTGCATGTTGGTTCACTATGAACAACTTGTCTTACATCCTGAACGATGGATGAGAACACTCTTAAAGTTCCTTCAGATTCCATGGAACCATTCGGTATTGCACCATGAAGAGATGATTGGGAAAGCTGGGGGAGTGTCTCTGTCAAAGTGAGTAGAAGACACGTTTTTTATTTTGACTCTATATTTAGctaattatatgtatgtatgtatgtgttttatgtatatatgtgtgtatgtacctgtgtgtgtatatatagaaacTGAAGACCTTTTCTGGAACAGATACAGATTCACtgatgaggtttctttttttgttaattctCTACTAGTTTATTATGGATTTTCACTTATTTAtacttcattttttcatttatatattgtggCCCTCTTATTTGTTTGATGGATACAAACCCAACTTACAGGCGGTGAAAAGCCTTCTTCAAGGCCTCAGACCTTAATGTTCATCATTCAGTTTTAGTGGCTTCTGATTTCTAATTTCTAGATATTGTTGTTAATGAGGATAGTCGGCTTTTTTGTGGATAAAGGTTAAAATCAGGAAGTGCGTATATCATGTTAATGAGCACATAGTGAATTATaagcattttgaaatttttagtggtagagaaaaataaaagcatcatcTAATCTAATCTCTTCATTTTATGGACAAGTAGACTGAGTCACAGTAAGATTAAAACAATTTGTTCAGATTTAGATGACAAGACCAGAATTCGAATATGTGTGCCCTGGTCTCCATGAGGTCGTGCTTTTCTCCATGGCATTTTACTACGTGTCGTGCTTCCTTTGTCATCTGAAGGATATAACCTCTCTTATTTTTTACAAAAGGCTAGAGGATCTCCAAAATTTGGAAGCCTAATCCATACAAGAAGTTCCTTGGATTCAAAACTTCTCAAATGATGATTTTTAGCGTTTTGCTGCTTTTCTTATGAAGTGACAACTGGTATACCCTCCCACCTGTCTTGATGACTTATATACCTGGAATGAGgatataaaaatggaaactacTATTAAATTCAGGTGGCATCTCTTCATGAAGAAAAGTTGGCtataactgtatttttgttttttttcatttatcaaagTAATATATAACccctgtaaaaaagaaaaaacagtatacTTTCCTTGTGTGCCCTTCTTACTTTCACCAAGGAAtatctccttaatttttttttttgctgtatagAACTTGTATAGTAAATAGATTTCTTATGTAGATAATCTCAAAGGAACAGCTGCCTGCCTATACCGAGCTTTCAATTATTGATTATAAGTTATGACATACCATCACTGTAGTGGCTCTAGGTTGTTTTTATTGATTCAAAGAAAATTTCAGCTCTGGCTACTCTGATTgcagtttattattatttccag
Above is a genomic segment from Macaca thibetana thibetana isolate TM-01 chromosome 3, ASM2454274v1, whole genome shotgun sequence containing:
- the TPST1 gene encoding protein-tyrosine sulfotransferase 1 isoform X2, with amino-acid sequence MVGKLKQNLLLACLVISSVTVFYLGQHAMECHHRIEERSQPVKLESTRTTVRTGLDLKANKTFAYHKDMPLIFIGGVPRSGTTLMRAMLDAHPDIRCGEETRVIPRILALKQMWSRSSKEKIRLDEAGVTDEVLDSAMQAFLLEIIVKHGEPAPYLCNKDPFALKSLTYLARLFPNAKFLLMVRDGRASVHSMISRKVTIAGFDLNSYRDCLTKWNRAIETMYNQCMEVGYKKCMLVHYEQLVLHPERWMRTLLKFLQIPWNHSVLHHEEMIGKAGGVSLSKVERSTDQVIKPVNVAALSKWVGKIPPDVLQDMAVIAPMLAKLGYDPYANPPNYGKPDPKILENTRRVYKGEFQLPDFLKEKPQTEQVE
- the TPST1 gene encoding protein-tyrosine sulfotransferase 1 isoform X1, producing MVGKLKQNLLLACLVISSVTVFYLGQHAMECHHRIEERSQPVKLESTRTTVRTGLDLKANKTFAYHKDMPLIFIGGVPRSGTTLMRAMLDAHPDIRCGEETRVIPRILALKQMWSRSSKEKIRLDEAGVTDEVLDSAMQAFLLEIIVKHGEPAPYLCNKDPFALKSLTYLARLFPNAKFLLMVRDGRASVHSMISRKVTIAGFDLNSYRDCLTKWNRAIETMYNQCMEVGYKKCMLVHYEQLVLHPERWMRTLLKFLQIPWNHSVLHHEEMIGKAGGVSLSKVERSTDQVIKPVNVAALSKWVGKIPPDVLQDMAVIAPMLAKLGYDPYANPPNYGKPDPKILENTRRVYKGEFQLPDFLKEKPQVRCLPFPPDVY